Below is a genomic region from Brassica oleracea var. oleracea cultivar TO1000 chromosome C9, BOL, whole genome shotgun sequence.
GGACATCTGAGGCAAAGAGAGCGATGGTACATTTGGCGTTGAAGAACACATCTGGTACATTTGGCGTTAATGGCGCATCTGGCACTTCAAAGTGCATCTTGTACATCTGGCGCTGATGGCGCATCTGGTACATCTGGCGCAGAGAAACGCATCTGGTACATCTGGCACTTGAAGGTGCATCTGGTACATCTGTTATTGAGAGGATTCAAGTCAAGGTGGAGAATTGTTGATATGCCTTGAATCTGGATGTTACATCTAGGCGATGGATGTTACATCACATACATCATACCGACTCGGTTGCATCAAGAGCGTTGCATCAAGTTATTATGGATGTTACATCTGATCGTGGGCTTAAGCCCATGAGTCCGTTTAGTCTAGGGTTTTAGATGCGAGATGTCACTATATATATCTTGTATTCGAAGTAACCCTGAACTTGCACTTTGTAAACTCAATATCGCCTCCAATAATAATAAGATCTCTCTTTGTCCGTGGACGTAGTAGCCCTAGGAGTGAACCACGTTAAATATCTGTGTCGTAGTTACATCGCTTTTATTCATCTGTTTCCGGATCTGTTTCTTCTCACAATTGTTACAACAAAAATTGTGCGTTTGAGTTTGTGAGATTCAGAAAAGTGCATTCTTGGAATTTGTAGAAACCTTGGGTTTGAAGGTAGGGCTTTGTTTCGCGTTGTAATGAGCTTTGAATAACGATCTGAATTACACCCTGTAAGTTGCTAAAATATCATATAATCGACATTACTCCCTCTGTTTCTGTTTCGGTTTCCGATGTTTGTGAATAAGTGTGAATTTGACATTTTTTCCTTGTTACATAAAAAAATGTCATTTTATAATTTCAATGCAATTTATAATCAATTTCAACCAAATATTAATTGCAAAATGCTTTGATCTTATAAATAAAACTTTTTATCTCAAATATTATTAGTTAACTAGTTGTAACTAATAAAAATATAAATACATCTCAATTATTTTAGGGTGATTTAGAGCATGAGCATCAAAGGTTCATGGGGAAAGCTCTCACACATCAAAAAAAAAAATATTATAATAATAGAATCTGATGAATTCGTCTCGCAGGGGTACCTCCGGATGAACCCGTTTCATCACTGTTTCGCGGGCTCCACGCCACGTGGCAGCCCGCTATTGGTCCACTTATTTTTACTTTTTTTTAAATCAAACGGAAAAAAATAAAAAATTAATAAATTATTAAAGTTGTGAACCTTTCCCCTCCCCCTGATTCATTGATGCGCATGCTCTTAGGAAATTGTCCCAAATGTAGGTCCAAATCTTAAAAGTGAGAACTTACCATGATTTGACTGAAAGCGGTTGTCTTGTCTTATATCATTTGTGTATCAAACGGACGAAAATGTCCTTCACTCTCTCTCTTCAACCCATGCTTCTTCTCCCTTCTCTCCTGTACATTTTCTTTCCTCCGACCCCACACACCCACTTCTTTCTTCCTACACCATCTTTTTTTCTTATATTTTTTTCTCACCTAAAAATTCTTTCAGTAATTCACTTTTTTTTTCCACCAAGACCGTCTAATAGAATGTGTTACTGGAACGGTCAAACAGGGTCCGACTCTATAACTAAAAAATATTAAGATATTTTTAAAAATAAATACATATATTTGGTTTAAAATTTTAAAATTTTAGATATATTCTTAAACTTATAGTTTATAATTTAAAGAGAAACTTCAAATATATATAGATAAGCTATTAAGTTTTAAAACTATTTCATTATATCATTAAATATATAGTTAATATTTTTTTGAACAGGGCCTTAAAATTTTTTGAGACGGCCCTGTTTTCCAGAATAAAACTATAGTAGTATGCTTATGAACAAACCTGATAAATAATTTTATCTGGGTTTACGATAAACTATATTATAATTCATCGATGATTTGACTACCAAACATGTTACAAAATATGTTAACGAGTTAACGAGTTTTATAAAATGATACAAAATTTGTTAACATTAAATATTACTTTTTAACGTGTTACAAATTTTGTTATCGAGTTATATTTTGTTATATAAACAAATCAACAACTCAATAATACACTTTATAATGATCAGCATTAATTGCCAAACTAAGACAATATTTAACAGTTAACATATGAAGTTAACTAACTAATTTTAAAGTTAACGTTCCAAATAAAAGAAATTAGCATGTTATAAATAAGTTAGAATGTTAGCAATAACAGTATCGTATACAATTATGTTATAGGGGGTTAACATACGATCCAAATAAAATAAATTAGCATGTTATAGGCATAGAAGCCAATAATCTTTATTAATATACGTGAAAAGTGTCCAAGGGAATTATTGGTAAATGAATTTTCATAGACTTTGAGAATTTTGAGATTCTATTGTTGTTGGTTCTTGGATTTCAATTTTTTTTTTAATATAATCCATTGTTATTGGTATAAGAATTTAAAAAATCTATTCAAATCTTTTATTATTCAAAAAGCTTATTTATTATTGATTCTCTATTCTAACTAAATATAGTATTATTGGGAGATGAATTCTATTCATTTTTACTCATAAGACTCAACTTTCAAAATATCATATGTATCCACGTGATTTTCAAAATCCATGTGATAGAAAATAACAAGAAAACAAAATAGTTATTCTTACCAAATATCTATTGCAAATTAAATCTAAATTATATGTCCAAAAATTATAATTCATGACATTTTATGTACTTTTACATTTTTGAATATATATTCAAAATACTAAATTGAAAAATATAATTCGAAATTATAAATAAACTTTTTATTTTTTATTTTTATTATTTATATATCAATAAAGTGAGGGGTAAAAATTCTTTTGCCTTTTATATGAAATCTATTTTGGTAATTTTCCTCTTTGAGATTTCTTTTTGTAACAAAAACTTAGAAAAAAAAATATTTAAGAGAATTTTCCAATTTTGAATGTATCACTATTATTTTTTTTTAGTTTGAAAGAAAAAATGTATAATCATGTTATATGATTTAGAAAAAAAATAAATTATATATTTACTTTACAAAAAATATGACAGAAAAGACATAATACAAATTCATGAAAATCTATACCAATCTAAAAATTCATGATCAAATTTCATAAGTCAATGTATATAAATTTTCACAGTCCACATGTAACTTTTAAAATCTATCAACGCTTGAAATTTATAAACTCTACACAAATTTGTCTCCCAATAACCAAATATCTATTGCACATTAAATCCAAACTATATGTCCAAAAATTATAATTCATGACATTTTATGTACTTTTACTTTTGGGCTTTTTTCAAATATGACCTAAAATTTCAAGTCAAACTTAAAAATAACCCTTGTTTTTTTTGAAACTTTCATTTTCCCTATTCACCCTAAAAGTTTGGATTTATTCACGAAAATGCCATTATATTTTTTTTTCTTTTTTTGAAAATGATTCTTTTACCTTATCATCCTTATCTTCACCAAGTATTTACAATATTTTCATTACCATCAATACACTAACCACCATGAACAACCAATTTGAAGCTCTTAATGTACCAAAGTTTCGATTTTTACTCTTCATATCTCATTACTTATGCACACAAATCACATCTCTTTCACTCTCTCTTAAAATTCATCCAAAAAAACTAAGATTTTGATTCCAAGCTTTGTAAGGTTCATAGGGACATTGAAGCTCATGATTCTTGGTCATTAACGACTTGGTAGCTTTTGTATTGAAGTTCTGGGTGCTTGGAGAAGCAAAGCAAGTAATCTCACAAGCTCAAGGTATGAAATCTTTTTTTTTTCTCAGATCTGTTCACGAAAACTTTCAGAAGACTTCGCTAGATGTATTCTCCATCAAGAAGACTTCCCTAGAAGTCTTCTAACTTTCCTTTAAAATCACTTAAACGCAATAACTGCACCAAGTGCTATTTTTATTCAGGGTTTTCCTGCTTCAGGTCTTTTAAACAACATGCCTCAGTCTGCAATATTAGTACCAGCTCTCCAGTCCCAGTGGTTAATGATGCACGTAAGTATGATGATATTCGGCTATGACGCTCTGTTATGCGAATCATTATTATCAATAGCTCTTCTAGTCTTCTAAAATTGGGTAAAACCTAGTATTAATTTATTAATTTTTAACAAATTTTTTATGATTTTTTCAATTTTAGAGCATATATTAACTCATATATCTTTTTCGGGCGTTTCAATTGTACTACTAATTTATTTTTTAACTTTATTAGTTAATTTAGATGAAATAATAGGATAATATGTTTTGATTCATCATATAAAGGAATCGTAATTACGTTTTTTGGTATAACAGGATAATATGTTAGTTTTGCAATTGACCAATAGTTTTGCAATTGACCAAAAGTTTGTTAGAAATTTGACTTTTTATAGAAGACTTCTCACTGTCGCAAGAAGTCTTCTATCAAAAGTCAAGTTTCTGACAAACTTCAGTCAATTGCAAATCTAACCTGATTATCCGAGAAGACTTCTCTCTCGCATTTCGATTTTTTTTCAAATTTAAAATTAAGCCAATATTTACAAATGAAGACTACTCAAGATGTCTTCTGTAGAGTAGACTTCTTAAGAAGTCTTTCTTCGTAAATTTACAATTGTAAAAATGACCTAAATAGAAGACTTCCTAAGAAGTCTTTTGGGAGAAGACTTTCGTAGAAGTCTTCTACTTCAATGTTTAATAAACTTTCATTTTCTCTACAATTAAAATGACTTTTTATTACTTTTTTATTAATTCATGTGTATTAGTCAATATTGAGACTCCTGGATGAAATTCACAACTTATTTGGTGATAATTATGAGATTTCAAATATTTATGTTTACTAATGTTTCTATCTAATCCCAAAGACTTCTTAAGAAGACTTATAGGGAAGTCTTCTACATTAGATTTTCAAGAGTGTTAAGTAACTTTAAGGTATGTTTTTAACTTTCAAAAGTGTTAAGTAACTTCAAGAATATCAAGTCATGGGGTTTAATGTGTCTTTTTAGATTATAAGGTATAATTTTTAACTTACATGAGATTTAAAATTTCAACTTTTACTCAAAATTCAAGTTTGATCTTTTGTGAATTTGACTAAGTTTTCTTGTGAAGTCTTCTCTCTTAATTTTAGTTAATTTGACTGAATTTTTGTTTTATTGTGTTTTGTTACGAGTAGGTAGAATGGTTAAAACAATTTCTTGGTATGTTGTATTAATAACTTCAATAATGTCAAAGTACTTTGGGAAAAACATGAACATATACACCAAATTCTTTTGATTAACATCTCTTCAAGTTTGCAAAAGAATTTATAACTAAAATAGTACACATTCAAATCATAAAACATACCATAAACAAAACTATTACACATGGAGCTAGATATCATTCCTCAACATAGATAAGCTTGGACTCTACTTGACATCATTCCTTGTACCACTTTAGGCAGAAGACTTTGGAAGACTTCCCGAAGACATCGCAGAAAGTCTTCTAGCATAAAATACATTAGAATACTTCCCTAGAAGTCTTCCGAGAGTCTTTTAAGAGTCTTTTGAGAGTCTTCCAAGAGTTTTCTGAGAAGTTTTTCAAAGTCTAACACAACACTAAACCCTAAACCATCAACACTAAACCCTAAACTATCAACACTAAACCCTAAATCTTAAACCCTAAAAAGTAAACTCTAAACCCTAAAACCTAAAAAATTAACCATAAACCCTAAAACATCAACTCTAAACCCTAAACCCTAAACCTTCAACTCTAAACCCTAAACTCTAAACCCTAAATATTAAACCCTAAACCTTAAAACCCTAAAACCCTAGAGTTGGTGTTTTAGGGTTTAGATTTGAAGGTTTAGGGTTTTAGGGTTTAGGGTTCGAATTTCAGAAAAATATTGGATTTCGAGTTTAGGGTTTACGTTTAGGGTTTAGAGTTGATGTTTTAGGGTTTAGATTTGAAGGTTTAGGGTTTTAGGGTTTAGGGTTCGAATTTCAGAAAAATATTGGATTTCGAGTTTAGGGTTTACGTTTAGGGTTTAGAGTTGATGTTTTAGGGTTTAGATTTGAAGATTTAGGGTTTAGGGTTTAGGGTTTAGGATTTAGAGTTGATGTTTCATGGTTTAGGGTTTAGAATTGATGATTTAGGGTTCAAAGTTGATGTTTTAAGTTTATATTTAGGGTTTAGGGTTTATGTTTAGGGTTTAGAGTTGATGTTTTAGGGTTTAGATTTGAAGATTTAGGGTTTAGGGTTTAGGGTTTAGGATTTAGAGTTGATGATTTAGGATTTAGAGTTAATGTTTTAAGTTTAGATTAGTTAATCTCATGTTTTTTTTTTGTCAAAGTTAATCAATAGGTTATAAATGTCTTTTACCCTTCATTAAAGATGGTGGTAAAAATGGTTAGTGTAAACATGAAAAATGGTACTTTGAAAATAGTATTTTTGGCAAATTCCCCTTGCTTTTGGAGCTTATAGGAGAAACTTGTACGCTGAAGTAAGAGAGGAATGGGAAAATGTGTATGGTCCACTCAGATATTCCTACAAATCTTTATACAAAGCGACAAAAGGGTTCAGTAGAAATGAATTTCTTGGGAAAGGAGATTTTGGTGAAGTCTACAAAGGGACACTCCCTCGGAACATTGAGCTGAGAGAAGTGGCTGTGAAGAAAGTATCACACGAGGGTGAGCATGGTATGAAACAGTTTGTCTCTGAGATCGTGTGCATGAGGAGTTTAAAACACCGCAGCTTGGTTCCACTTCTTGGGTATTGCAGGAGGAAACATGAGTTAATATTGGTTTCTGAGTACATGCCAAATGGTAGCCTTGATGGTTACTTGTTTAATCATGATAAACCGACTCTTCCCTGGTGGAGAAGATTTGCAATTCTCAAAGACATCTCGTTGGCTCTTAGTTACTTACATACAGAAGCTGACCAAGTTGTTATACACAGAGATATCAAAGCTTCTAACGTTATGTTGGACGCAGAGTTCAACGGAAGGTTGGGAGATTTTGGTATGTCCAGGTTATATGACAGAGGGACTGATCCAACCACAACAGCTGCAGTTGGAACTATTGGTTACATGGCTCCTGAGCTTACAACAATGGGACCTTCCACTGTGACTGATGTGTATGCATTTGGTGTTTTCTTGCTTGAAATAACTTGTGGGAGGAGACCTGTGGAGGCTGGCTTTTCGGCTGCAAAACGTTTTCTTGTCCGATGGGTTGGTGAATGCTGGAGACGGTCTTCTTTGCTTGACGTTGTGGATCCAAGGTTGACAGAATTCTCATCCGGGGAAGTGGAGAGGGTTCTGAAAGTCGGTTTGCTCTGTGCAAACCTTGCTCCAGATGCAAGACCGTCCATGGAACAAGTGGTGCAATACTTAAATGGAAACGTACTGATGCCCGAGTTTTGGCCATATTCTCCTGGAATTGGAGCTCTCACTCCAACATTGTTTTCACCATCACAACACTCACTCCCTTCACTATCACTGTCTTCTTCCTCATACAACAACTCTATGTTTATTACTCGTAGTTTCGTTTCAGGGAGTGGACGATGAAAATATCTGACAACTTCCTTATCCTTGGCCTCTTGTGGTCGACTGTTTTTCAACTATTTCCATTCGATTTTTGTTTCAATGTAAGCTCAAATATGTTCATTAGTGACATTTTCTGAGTATATATACAACTCTCCTTAACCGACTTCTATGGCTAGGATAATCTTCTCAACTAATTACATCATTATCTTTTGTTAAACATTCTGGTAGCTACTTTACTAGATACATTGACAACCGGTTGTTATCACTCCTTTTTCAAAGGCATGAGCCAACTAAGATTAAATACACTCAAAATCAGAGATTTATCAATCTTTTAACTATTTCACCAGTTGTTGTTCTGAAGCGAGAGAGATAGGTGATGCATAATCTGATTACGTAATTGTGTCTTTTTTAAAGTGGTA
It encodes:
- the LOC106315097 gene encoding L-type lectin-domain containing receptor kinase I.8-like, with protein sequence MTKSLTNKLLLKQRLFALRMQEDTVRLEEVRSALHSRGLRHKASSSGTDNQASGLFVSGVKGHGKKRKSKDRKSFPRGPKPTDTCNYCKEKGHWKSDCPKKKKEQQSGSAAVAEDEAKSDSDIALVVHGHTHSSDVWVLDTGASYHMTPRRDCFLKYKEVLFSKYTEVLDDKIKMANDFVCKIAGIGSIKLRTHDGRFCTLNEVRHVPSIMKNLISMSLLDSREFKYSGGDGVLNVCKGSDVILKGFMNSTLYFLKGTTVTAEEKCDIEKLELLGFEVEMNDLGAAMKILGMEIFRDREKELFLSQKAYINEVLTRTSGPLGHLIRKDIWSVGESGPLGYSADDERLALVEHLAVKGRLYFWQIPLAFGAYRRNLYAEVREEWENVYGPLRYSYKSLYKATKGFSRNEFLGKGDFGEVYKGTLPRNIELREVAVKKVSHEGEHGMKQFVSEIVCMRSLKHRSLVPLLGYCRRKHELILVSEYMPNGSLDGYLFNHDKPTLPWWRRFAILKDISLALSYLHTEADQVVIHRDIKASNVMLDAEFNGRLGDFGMSRLYDRGTDPTTTAAVGTIGYMAPELTTMGPSTVTDVYAFGVFLLEITCGRRPVEAGFSAAKRFLVRWVGECWRRSSLLDVVDPRLTEFSSGEVERVLKVGLLCANLAPDARPSMEQVVQYLNGNVLMPEFWPYSPGIGALTPTLFSPSQHSLPSLSLSSSSYNNSMFITRSFVSGSGR